A single Arcanobacterium canis DNA region contains:
- a CDS encoding DUF4862 family protein produces MAIPFVVGAYAALPADREQQEEFYASLADAQWVNGLEIPLRQTITDDLPWFAHQIAPSFTMNILTPIPGTMGNLAKNPAFGIASPDEAGRAAALEFLIDGINQVKAVNDAVGRQVFSWIALHTAPTATAEREALVRSLATIEQWDADGAKFVIEHQDAFIPDQAPQKGFLSLGDEIGAISDAGTERTFISLNWGRSAIEGRSPQTPLDHIKAAAPSGKLAGVIFSGTHNVDGDYGPAWTDSHVALQHDEPSSIMTSTLVATAAEAARSAKVSYLGAKLTLDGRYTVPERIAILRRVAGAAGKSQA; encoded by the coding sequence ATGGCAATACCGTTCGTGGTCGGCGCTTACGCCGCGTTGCCCGCAGATCGAGAGCAACAGGAAGAGTTTTACGCCTCGCTTGCGGATGCCCAGTGGGTCAACGGACTCGAAATCCCACTTCGTCAGACCATCACCGATGATTTGCCGTGGTTTGCTCACCAAATCGCGCCGTCGTTTACCATGAATATCCTCACGCCGATTCCGGGAACAATGGGGAATTTAGCGAAAAACCCGGCGTTCGGCATCGCTTCCCCCGACGAGGCAGGCCGTGCAGCTGCACTCGAATTCCTGATCGACGGAATCAACCAAGTCAAAGCCGTCAACGACGCCGTCGGCCGCCAAGTCTTTTCGTGGATTGCGCTGCACACCGCCCCCACAGCCACGGCTGAGCGTGAAGCACTCGTTCGCTCACTGGCCACGATTGAACAGTGGGATGCAGATGGCGCAAAGTTCGTCATCGAGCATCAAGATGCGTTTATCCCTGACCAGGCTCCACAGAAGGGTTTCCTCTCACTGGGAGACGAAATCGGCGCTATTTCCGACGCGGGAACTGAACGCACTTTCATCTCCTTAAACTGGGGACGAAGTGCGATCGAAGGCCGAAGCCCACAGACGCCACTGGACCACATCAAGGCTGCTGCACCGAGCGGAAAACTGGCAGGCGTGATTTTCTCCGGTACGCACAACGTCGATGGAGATTACGGGCCGGCGTGGACCGATTCGCATGTGGCACTTCAGCACGACGAGCCCAGTTCGATCATGACGAGCACCCTCGTGGCAACGGCTGCCGAAGCTGCTCGCAGCGCAAAAGTGAGCTACCTGGGAGCGAAACTCACCCTCGACGGGCGTTACACCGTACCAGAGCGTATTGCGATTTTGCGCAGGGTGGCTGGAGCAGCCGGGAAATCGCAGGCATAA
- a CDS encoding ArsR/SmtB family transcription factor yields the protein MNNFDYPRAFDSVKSTQSQSTRAEVAKLVVDSLQLPVATAITMLENQSVLLDAMREELKDLRAEALSSAAEDKNRERDPIDIFPESHQPLPHVAHASAASSAIATAFRALDAAKVSHDLSALAHPIRLEILQLTAERAMSVRELVEALSTGTTGQVYHHMKALTSAGWVEMTEGEYHLSPDRGPQLAAILAALR from the coding sequence GTGAACAACTTCGACTACCCGCGTGCCTTTGACTCTGTGAAATCGACGCAGTCACAGAGCACGCGGGCCGAAGTCGCCAAGCTGGTGGTTGATTCACTTCAGCTCCCAGTAGCTACTGCGATCACCATGTTGGAGAACCAGTCCGTTCTCCTCGATGCGATGCGTGAAGAACTCAAGGACTTGCGGGCCGAGGCATTGAGTTCAGCGGCGGAGGATAAGAACCGCGAGCGCGACCCAATCGACATCTTTCCCGAATCCCATCAGCCGTTACCTCACGTTGCACACGCAAGCGCGGCAAGTAGCGCAATCGCGACCGCGTTCCGTGCGCTCGACGCGGCGAAGGTTTCACACGATTTGAGCGCGCTGGCACATCCGATCCGTCTTGAGATTCTGCAACTCACGGCCGAGCGTGCGATGAGCGTGCGCGAGTTGGTTGAAGCACTATCGACAGGCACTACTGGCCAGGTGTATCACCACATGAAAGCTCTGACCAGTGCGGGGTGGGTCGAGATGACCGAGGGTGAATACCATCTTTCTCCTGACCGCGGCCCTCAGTTGGCCGCAATCCTCGCAGCCTTGCGCTAA
- a CDS encoding DUF4261 domain-containing protein, translated as MDQLGVSAIHPTAPEVLSAFALFTAPIDVEKAVSGLKELWNIDVHGSWVGADGAPATAGKDAIFHFAWQGVQVLLTPVSGAVDVEKGSLPEHNFHVAMTFYAPLDAALEGELAGETADVDQLPELKRRGRMVSANIVMTQLADALMREDAAVGVFRPELGALHPAPMIIELSQSLTQGEVPLPLWVSVRVAGEDLHRARTLGLPIFGHLDVEVLDSAHTVQDLFSLVGGVANYIVTGGAFLLPGQTLGWAGADLPLTQAQSAAGDPVIRVAY; from the coding sequence ATGGATCAGCTTGGAGTATCTGCAATTCATCCCACCGCCCCTGAGGTTCTATCGGCATTTGCCCTGTTCACGGCCCCTATTGATGTGGAAAAGGCTGTGAGTGGCCTCAAGGAGCTGTGGAATATTGACGTACATGGATCGTGGGTCGGTGCCGACGGAGCGCCCGCAACTGCTGGAAAAGACGCAATTTTTCACTTTGCGTGGCAGGGGGTGCAAGTTCTCCTCACTCCAGTTTCTGGTGCCGTGGATGTTGAAAAGGGATCGCTGCCTGAACACAATTTCCATGTGGCAATGACGTTCTATGCCCCTCTCGATGCTGCTCTCGAAGGCGAGCTGGCAGGAGAAACAGCAGACGTTGACCAGCTCCCCGAACTCAAACGGCGTGGACGAATGGTCTCAGCGAATATCGTCATGACTCAACTCGCTGATGCTCTGATGCGTGAAGACGCCGCAGTGGGTGTATTCCGGCCCGAGCTTGGAGCATTGCACCCAGCGCCAATGATCATTGAACTATCTCAATCGCTGACGCAGGGCGAAGTCCCCCTCCCGTTATGGGTCTCGGTGCGTGTTGCAGGGGAAGATCTTCATCGAGCACGAACTCTCGGTTTGCCGATTTTCGGCCATCTCGACGTGGAAGTGCTCGATTCTGCACACACGGTGCAAGACCTCTTTTCCTTAGTTGGTGGAGTAGCGAACTACATCGTCACCGGTGGAGCATTCCTTCTGCCTGGACAAACTTTGGGGTGGGCGGGTGCCGATCTCCCTCTGACACAGGCGCAATCTGCCGCAGGCGACCCAGTGATTCGCGTCGCCTACTAG
- the tgt gene encoding tRNA guanosine(34) transglycosylase Tgt gives MFEVKTQLDGTIGRTGVIYTPHGQISTPAFIPVGTKATVKGVLPEAVAQVGGQAVLSNAYHLYLQPGSDIVDEAGGLGKFMNWEGPTYTDSGGFQVMSLGSGFKKVLSEEFSGKKVADDAVAPNKERLANVDDDGVWFRSHINGDLHRFTPEISMRIQHELGADIIFAFDELTTLMNSRSYQEESLERTRLWAQRCLAAHKQLTQERSGKPYQQLWGVIQGAQYEDLRRKAARDLGAMEIDGQHFDGFGVGGALEKENLGRIVRWVCEELPDDRARHLLGISEPDDFFNAVEAGADTFDCVNPSRVARNGAIYSPSGRFNITRAQFKRDFSPLVEGCECYTCTHYTKAYIHHLFKAKEMLVNTLTTIHNEYFTVRLVDQIRSSMEDGSYWDFKDEFLGGFYGK, from the coding sequence ATGTTCGAGGTAAAGACTCAACTCGATGGCACGATTGGCCGCACGGGCGTGATTTACACACCACACGGTCAAATCTCAACGCCGGCGTTTATTCCTGTGGGAACGAAAGCCACGGTGAAGGGGGTGCTTCCTGAAGCAGTGGCCCAGGTGGGTGGACAGGCCGTGCTCTCGAACGCCTACCATCTCTACCTTCAGCCGGGTTCAGACATCGTTGACGAAGCGGGTGGCCTGGGTAAGTTCATGAACTGGGAAGGTCCGACCTACACCGACTCCGGCGGCTTCCAGGTGATGAGCCTTGGTAGTGGTTTTAAGAAGGTTCTGTCGGAAGAATTTTCTGGAAAGAAAGTTGCTGACGACGCCGTCGCCCCGAACAAGGAGCGTCTGGCGAACGTGGACGACGACGGCGTGTGGTTCCGTTCGCACATCAACGGTGATCTTCATCGATTCACCCCTGAAATTTCGATGCGCATTCAGCACGAGCTTGGTGCAGACATTATTTTCGCCTTTGATGAGCTCACTACCTTAATGAACTCACGCTCCTACCAAGAAGAGTCATTGGAACGCACACGCTTGTGGGCACAGCGTTGCCTCGCTGCCCACAAGCAACTCACTCAAGAGCGTTCGGGCAAGCCCTATCAGCAGCTGTGGGGCGTGATTCAAGGTGCCCAATACGAAGATCTTCGCCGTAAAGCAGCACGAGATCTGGGAGCAATGGAGATTGACGGGCAGCATTTTGACGGCTTCGGCGTCGGCGGTGCATTAGAAAAGGAAAACTTAGGGCGCATTGTCCGGTGGGTGTGTGAAGAACTTCCCGACGATCGCGCTCGCCATTTGCTGGGGATTTCTGAGCCCGACGACTTCTTCAACGCCGTCGAGGCCGGGGCCGATACTTTTGACTGTGTGAATCCGTCGCGGGTTGCTCGTAACGGGGCGATCTATTCGCCGTCAGGGCGCTTTAATATCACGCGAGCCCAGTTCAAGCGCGATTTTTCTCCGCTGGTCGAGGGGTGCGAATGTTACACGTGTACCCACTACACGAAGGCTTACATCCACCATTTGTTTAAGGCGAAGGAAATGTTGGTCAACACCTTGACCACGATTCACAACGAGTACTTCACGGTGCGCCTAGTTGATCAGATCCGTTCTTCTATGGAAGACGGATCCTACTGGGACTTTAAGGACGAGTTCCTGGGCGGTTTTTACGGCAAGTAA
- a CDS encoding DsbA family protein: MSESNQNTFPPARELEDDALVHSGTPTPLPSHTQPSTKSRRSLLIALVCVATVVVVALVMTMLVWKTSSSTPTSRATSASASAPATEETGAGRFTPVEQSDKVKKLIASQQRRQEGDPMAIGKVDAPVVMSVYSDYRCPHCLSFAREKIPALQKYVDNGTLRIEFSELPILGDQSTLAAKAAIAAGIQGKYLPFHDALFGSWKDGSHPDYTPQFLKGIAQEAGVPDLEKFAKDMESDTVASQVKATYDRGINKLGFEFVPSILVGEQFVDGSYPVDVFAQVVESEAKTKGSQ; encoded by the coding sequence ATGTCCGAGTCCAACCAGAACACATTCCCACCTGCACGCGAACTCGAAGACGATGCTCTTGTTCACAGCGGTACACCCACTCCACTACCCTCACACACTCAGCCTTCGACGAAAAGTCGCCGCAGCCTCCTCATTGCACTGGTCTGCGTTGCCACTGTCGTTGTTGTTGCCCTGGTGATGACGATGCTTGTGTGGAAGACAAGTTCGTCAACGCCGACCTCACGAGCGACAAGCGCCTCGGCGTCGGCACCAGCGACGGAAGAAACTGGAGCTGGGCGGTTCACACCTGTCGAGCAGAGCGACAAAGTCAAGAAGCTCATCGCCTCTCAGCAACGCCGGCAAGAAGGCGATCCGATGGCTATCGGAAAAGTTGATGCCCCGGTAGTGATGAGCGTGTACTCGGATTACCGTTGTCCTCATTGCCTGTCGTTTGCGCGCGAAAAGATCCCTGCGTTGCAAAAGTATGTTGATAACGGCACCCTACGCATCGAGTTTTCTGAGCTACCGATCCTCGGCGATCAGTCAACCCTGGCAGCGAAGGCAGCAATTGCAGCTGGCATACAAGGGAAGTACCTCCCCTTCCATGACGCGCTCTTTGGCTCGTGGAAGGATGGCAGTCATCCGGATTACACCCCACAATTCCTCAAGGGAATTGCACAGGAAGCTGGAGTGCCCGATTTGGAGAAGTTCGCCAAAGATATGGAGTCCGATACGGTAGCTTCACAAGTCAAAGCCACCTATGATCGAGGAATCAACAAACTTGGCTTCGAGTTCGTTCCCAGTATTCTGGTGGGAGAACAGTTTGTGGACGGCAGCTACCCGGTTGACGTGTTTGCGCAAGTTGTTGAGAGCGAGGCTAAGACGAAGGGATCTCAGTGA
- a CDS encoding 1-acyl-sn-glycerol-3-phosphate acyltransferase produces the protein MKHLISKAFQAVSRWTFVHEPLPEKAIVIGAPHTSIWDGILMAVAFWDLKRDFRFLVKDSLMRGPISPLIKWVGGMGVDRSHPQGMVGAAVEQAKKTDDFTLIIAPEGTRSQRTYWRSGFYHIALGANVPVVLGFIDAKTRTYGWGPHITLTGDMRADMDVIRAFYADKKGMRDRRISTPRLRAEDAGNGSQTSAGDSSAGENS, from the coding sequence GTGAAGCACCTCATTTCCAAGGCATTTCAAGCGGTTTCTCGTTGGACATTTGTCCATGAACCATTGCCGGAAAAAGCGATTGTCATCGGCGCTCCGCACACCTCTATTTGGGACGGTATCTTGATGGCGGTTGCGTTTTGGGATCTGAAACGCGATTTCAGATTCCTTGTCAAAGACTCGCTCATGCGCGGACCGATTTCTCCGCTCATTAAGTGGGTAGGTGGCATGGGAGTAGATCGCTCACACCCGCAGGGAATGGTCGGGGCGGCTGTGGAACAAGCGAAGAAAACTGATGACTTCACCTTGATCATCGCCCCCGAAGGTACTCGTTCACAGCGTACCTATTGGCGTTCAGGCTTCTACCACATTGCTCTTGGCGCCAACGTTCCAGTTGTTTTGGGTTTTATCGACGCAAAAACTCGTACCTATGGTTGGGGGCCACACATCACGTTGACCGGCGATATGAGAGCCGATATGGACGTCATCCGCGCTTTCTATGCTGACAAGAAGGGAATGCGCGATAGGCGCATCTCTACTCCACGCCTGCGCGCTGAAGATGCTGGTAACGGCTCGCAGACATCGGCCGGTGACTCGTCTGCAGGTGAGAACTCGTGA
- a CDS encoding Ig-like domain-containing protein: MFTKRRAQKKIASLVAGGALLATWVTAAVWHGGIPAQHVDLTDSGVWVTNTRSQIVGHVNYPSMTLDAQLRTPSGAFDVAQQGDEVLFHDLSARSIAMVDPASSTFGKLTSLAQASVSTLGGGYVASYDPTSGTVWKAEVGKAAHLGTNDTVAATSLPQGDVVLTDTGTLHGASPITRKWIAGDHRDVLPADIRYDHTLQVSAVGDHSLVLDTTSGMLYIDGAKRQAHIRGKDLALQLPGPQADFALIANDKELIEVNLETASIEAYPAQVSGRETQSGAPARPVFHQGCAYSAWSGTGVYMRECPGHQDDQVKQNDSLRDSRAAVFRTNRDAIVLNDTVSGRVWLPDKNMQIVDDWDTTLTDHNTPQKADQRSHSQSNEPANPQTSAHNRVPLAEPDAFGVRAGQITTLPVLLNDSDPDGDVLTVSLLKEPSFGRVVPIRAGRAFQIDTPASASGRTTFTYEVNDGRGGRAQTTVAITVHPPEQNLPPRQVVSTVTRLAPDGRISAQLLDDWIDPDGDPIYLANVGEEDKLNITWNRTGSVELANAGHASGTVSLPIAVSDGLLTGDGALAVQVASGEVAPTANADSVSLTLGNSTVFSPLANDVDPNGDPLRLVSLGEIPQGIVANMDPASGNISLEALSVGTFYLPYSITDGKNSAVGKVRIDVTDAQQDGVPIPETDLAVAGDKPTVIDPLANDWDPGSGVLTVTDVRAPKGVSVLAMGQQYVRISANAGLTAPAQLTYTVSNGTASAQGTIVVFPSGPPHDEAPIAIDDTLTVRSGDVGTVDVVANDISPDALQVTSVGDIPAAAGEVFFSEHDVRVKAGKPGQYAIAYTVTDEHGRSARARVNLRVLSPGQNAVPHPLDLVARTRAGGQVTINVPLNGIDSDGDSVELTSIDNSAKLGVATAQADGTITYRADADAAGTDVFTYQVTDRGGKSAQARVRVGIAPASDHNQAPIPGPDRVTVRPRTQVEVPVLANDVDPDFDPIALAIGTAHSHKDDVVVTEKSGGQLAFTAPEKPGTYLVHYDVVDSRGGRATGLLTVIVNPNAPKLAPIPADDFPQVTGAPQQITVDVLRNDRDPDGAASQLKVSTSDPAAKVRDQRLVIDLAPTRRPVVYTVTDADGLSGSAVVWVPGLENPSSAPQDDQTPHLIRGAAISLRPGQSLTSDINSYIDPDVTIDGQVTPGTGMIARGHGTNLTVTASDGDARNTYVSVGVVSKSGKRATISIPVLIRDGNRAPIISGAAVEVVTGGEGISLDLGTIARDPDDDQLSYTIESVPDGIAAEVNGHTLRVDAHRGARVGRAGTIRIAASDGKATTSGNVSVSVIEQTAPRLSVGTTARQVRRGQSVTIDVSDLVHNPFPTPPRIVSADGGGAVRVAVSGTRLTVTPTQVGEFPVRFTLRDATGDASRDVSSIVYLDAVDVPDAPREVTAVLQGHTALVSFVPGGLGGSSLRAAVITDLTQGDHVRCTPGSVCRMPARIRGVAHQFHVVLYNDVGASAPTISRPLQID; the protein is encoded by the coding sequence ATGTTCACTAAACGCCGAGCACAAAAGAAAATTGCGTCACTTGTTGCAGGTGGCGCTCTTTTGGCCACCTGGGTTACCGCAGCCGTGTGGCATGGCGGAATTCCAGCTCAACACGTGGATTTGACCGATTCTGGCGTGTGGGTAACCAATACTCGCAGCCAAATTGTCGGTCATGTGAACTACCCATCGATGACTTTAGATGCCCAACTTCGCACCCCCTCGGGTGCGTTTGACGTGGCACAGCAAGGTGATGAAGTGCTGTTCCATGATCTCAGCGCCCGATCGATCGCGATGGTTGATCCTGCTTCGTCCACCTTTGGAAAATTAACGTCATTAGCTCAGGCAAGCGTCTCCACACTCGGTGGAGGTTATGTGGCCTCCTATGATCCGACGTCGGGAACCGTATGGAAAGCAGAGGTAGGGAAAGCCGCACATCTGGGAACAAATGACACTGTTGCAGCGACATCGTTGCCTCAAGGCGATGTGGTTCTCACCGATACTGGAACTCTTCATGGGGCGTCACCGATCACTCGGAAGTGGATTGCTGGCGATCATCGCGATGTCCTGCCCGCTGACATCCGATATGACCACACTCTTCAGGTCAGTGCTGTGGGAGATCACTCGCTGGTTTTAGACACGACATCGGGAATGCTCTATATCGATGGAGCAAAACGACAGGCGCATATCAGAGGCAAGGATCTCGCTCTCCAGCTTCCTGGACCACAAGCAGATTTTGCACTGATTGCCAACGATAAAGAACTGATCGAAGTGAACCTTGAGACGGCGAGTATTGAGGCGTATCCAGCGCAAGTATCTGGCCGCGAGACTCAGTCGGGCGCTCCCGCCCGTCCTGTTTTTCATCAGGGCTGTGCCTACAGTGCGTGGTCAGGTACGGGTGTCTACATGCGTGAATGTCCAGGCCACCAGGACGACCAAGTCAAGCAAAACGATTCGTTGCGTGATTCACGAGCCGCTGTGTTTCGCACGAACCGTGATGCAATTGTCCTCAATGACACGGTGAGCGGGCGCGTTTGGCTACCAGATAAAAACATGCAGATTGTTGATGACTGGGACACGACGCTCACTGACCACAACACTCCGCAGAAGGCTGACCAGCGTTCTCATTCGCAGTCAAATGAGCCAGCTAATCCTCAAACAAGCGCGCACAACCGCGTGCCATTGGCTGAGCCCGATGCCTTTGGTGTGCGGGCCGGACAGATCACCACATTGCCCGTCCTTCTCAACGATTCAGATCCCGACGGCGATGTCCTGACGGTGTCCCTTCTCAAGGAACCGAGTTTCGGACGAGTCGTTCCCATCCGCGCGGGCCGCGCCTTCCAGATTGACACTCCAGCTTCAGCGTCGGGACGCACAACTTTCACCTACGAAGTCAATGACGGTCGCGGGGGACGTGCGCAGACAACCGTCGCAATTACCGTCCACCCCCCGGAGCAGAATCTTCCGCCGCGTCAGGTTGTCTCAACGGTGACGCGCCTAGCTCCTGATGGGCGTATCAGCGCGCAACTGCTTGATGACTGGATCGATCCCGACGGAGATCCGATTTACTTAGCGAACGTGGGCGAGGAAGACAAACTCAACATCACATGGAACCGTACCGGTTCGGTTGAGTTGGCCAACGCCGGCCACGCGTCAGGCACAGTGTCCCTCCCCATTGCCGTCTCAGACGGATTGCTGACGGGCGATGGGGCGCTTGCCGTTCAGGTGGCCTCTGGTGAGGTGGCCCCGACGGCGAACGCCGATTCCGTCTCGCTGACCTTAGGAAACTCGACTGTTTTCTCACCGCTAGCCAACGACGTTGACCCTAATGGTGATCCACTGCGACTCGTATCGCTGGGAGAGATTCCCCAAGGGATTGTCGCCAATATGGATCCTGCCAGCGGAAATATCAGCCTCGAAGCCCTGAGTGTGGGGACGTTTTACTTACCCTACTCAATTACTGACGGAAAGAATTCTGCAGTGGGCAAGGTGCGCATTGATGTCACTGACGCTCAACAGGACGGCGTTCCGATCCCCGAAACTGACCTCGCAGTAGCGGGCGATAAGCCAACCGTGATTGATCCGCTTGCCAATGACTGGGATCCAGGATCAGGCGTGTTAACTGTGACTGATGTTCGCGCTCCGAAAGGCGTCAGTGTACTCGCGATGGGACAACAATACGTTCGCATCAGTGCGAATGCAGGACTCACGGCGCCAGCTCAACTGACATACACCGTCTCCAACGGAACAGCCAGTGCGCAAGGAACCATTGTGGTGTTTCCAAGCGGGCCACCGCACGATGAGGCACCGATTGCGATTGATGACACTCTCACAGTCCGTTCCGGTGACGTGGGAACCGTCGATGTGGTTGCGAATGATATCTCACCCGATGCCTTGCAAGTGACGAGTGTCGGTGACATTCCCGCCGCCGCTGGCGAGGTCTTTTTCAGTGAACACGACGTCCGCGTCAAAGCTGGCAAACCGGGTCAGTATGCAATTGCGTACACGGTGACTGACGAGCATGGGCGGAGCGCTCGGGCGCGGGTAAATCTCCGTGTTCTTTCCCCAGGTCAGAATGCGGTTCCTCATCCTCTCGATCTAGTGGCGCGCACACGCGCGGGTGGCCAGGTGACGATCAATGTACCGCTGAATGGAATCGATTCTGATGGCGACTCCGTCGAGCTCACGTCGATCGATAACTCGGCGAAACTCGGTGTTGCCACAGCTCAGGCGGATGGCACGATCACCTATCGAGCAGATGCTGATGCCGCCGGAACTGACGTTTTCACGTATCAGGTCACCGATCGCGGGGGTAAGAGTGCGCAGGCACGCGTGAGAGTGGGTATCGCTCCAGCGTCTGACCACAACCAGGCACCGATCCCAGGACCTGACCGGGTTACTGTGCGGCCGCGAACACAGGTAGAAGTTCCGGTATTGGCGAACGACGTGGATCCAGATTTTGATCCGATTGCACTCGCCATCGGAACTGCGCATTCTCACAAGGATGACGTGGTCGTGACGGAGAAGAGCGGTGGACAGCTCGCCTTCACTGCGCCGGAGAAGCCGGGAACGTACCTTGTTCATTACGACGTCGTGGACTCACGAGGTGGTCGGGCGACGGGGCTCCTGACCGTTATCGTCAATCCCAACGCGCCCAAACTCGCTCCGATCCCAGCTGATGACTTCCCGCAGGTCACAGGCGCACCACAACAGATCACTGTCGATGTTTTGCGTAACGATCGCGATCCGGACGGAGCAGCATCGCAACTGAAGGTTTCGACGTCAGATCCTGCAGCGAAAGTCCGTGACCAACGGCTTGTCATCGATCTTGCACCCACACGTCGCCCGGTGGTTTACACCGTCACTGACGCTGACGGGCTGAGCGGCTCGGCAGTGGTATGGGTGCCAGGGTTAGAGAATCCTTCCTCTGCCCCACAGGATGATCAGACTCCTCACCTCATTCGTGGAGCTGCCATCTCCCTTCGTCCAGGTCAAAGCCTGACATCGGATATCAATTCCTATATTGATCCAGATGTGACGATTGATGGGCAGGTCACTCCGGGAACTGGAATGATTGCCCGAGGCCACGGTACGAACCTTACTGTCACCGCTTCAGACGGCGACGCGCGAAACACCTATGTCAGTGTGGGCGTGGTGAGTAAGTCAGGTAAACGTGCCACGATTTCGATCCCCGTCCTCATTCGCGACGGCAACCGTGCTCCGATTATCAGCGGTGCTGCCGTGGAGGTTGTCACCGGTGGTGAGGGTATTTCGCTAGACCTAGGGACGATTGCACGCGATCCAGATGACGATCAGCTGTCCTACACGATCGAATCGGTTCCAGACGGCATCGCCGCTGAGGTCAATGGGCATACGTTACGGGTCGATGCTCACCGCGGTGCCCGTGTCGGCCGTGCGGGAACGATACGCATCGCCGCCAGCGATGGCAAAGCAACGACGTCGGGGAACGTGAGTGTTTCGGTGATCGAGCAAACTGCTCCTCGACTCTCGGTTGGAACAACTGCTCGGCAGGTGCGACGTGGGCAGAGCGTCACGATTGATGTCAGCGATCTCGTCCACAATCCATTCCCTACCCCGCCCCGGATCGTTTCTGCCGACGGCGGTGGGGCAGTGCGCGTGGCGGTGTCGGGAACGCGTTTGACGGTTACTCCGACGCAGGTGGGTGAGTTTCCTGTTCGATTTACGCTCCGCGATGCCACGGGTGATGCGTCACGGGATGTTTCCTCAATCGTTTATCTCGATGCCGTTGATGTTCCCGATGCCCCACGCGAGGTGACGGCAGTTCTTCAAGGACACACGGCCCTCGTATCATTCGTGCCAGGCGGATTGGGAGGATCCTCGCTCCGCGCGGCGGTGATCACCGACCTCACACAAGGCGATCACGTCAGATGTACTCCTGGATCCGTGTGCCGTATGCCTGCGAGGATCCGGGGTGTGGCACATCAATTCCATGTTGTTTTGTACAACGACGTCGGTGCGTCAGCACCAACAATTTCTCGTCCACTGCAGATTGATTAA